One part of the Arachidicoccus terrestris genome encodes these proteins:
- a CDS encoding carboxymuconolactone decarboxylase family protein, with protein sequence MQKRINLFEHRSNVSKDLQSLVVYLGKSSLEKNLLHLVETRVSQLNGCAFCLDMHTKDLRAEGETEQRIYLLSAWRETSLYTGREQAALAWAEAVTKLENGQVSDEVYEQALQEFSEKELVDLTLTINSINLYNRFNIAFQTPAGDYQPGQFAVHAN encoded by the coding sequence ATGCAAAAGAGAATTAACCTGTTCGAACACCGTTCCAATGTATCTAAAGACCTCCAAAGCCTTGTAGTCTATCTGGGAAAATCTTCTCTCGAAAAAAATCTACTGCACCTGGTGGAAACCAGGGTCTCTCAACTCAACGGTTGCGCCTTTTGTCTGGATATGCACACAAAAGATTTGCGCGCTGAAGGAGAAACGGAGCAACGTATCTACCTGTTGAGCGCCTGGAGAGAAACCAGCCTGTACACGGGACGTGAACAGGCCGCCCTGGCCTGGGCAGAAGCAGTCACCAAACTGGAAAACGGTCAGGTTTCAGATGAAGTTTATGAGCAGGCGTTGCAAGAGTTCTCAGAAAAAGAATTGGTAGACCTGACCCTGACAATTAACAGCATCAATCTATACAATCGTTTCAATATAGCTTTCCAAACGCCGGCAGGCGATTACCAGCCAGGGCAGTTTGCCGTTCACGCGAATTAA
- a CDS encoding glycoside hydrolase family 140 protein codes for MKQLRFVIIILLCSFSAGYGQHKHQRLQITPNGHFLQFKDGTPFFWLGDTGWDLFFKLNLKQIKTYLDNRAAKGFNLIQAVAISERNGLRTPNRYGELPLKDLDPARPNGKYFALIDSTIALAAARDIFIGLLPTWGDKVTKMWGAGPEIFDTLNAYTYGKWLGNRYKNAWNIIWIAGGDRPAFNDSLDWRPVWRAMIRGIRDGTDGKAIVTYHPWGEASSTKYWLSDSSYLDINMMQSGHRIHDFPVWNMVQKDYALQPSKPVIDGEPNYEDHPVNWDPKKGYFWAYDVRKQLYRSVFSGACGVTYGHNSVFQFYGPGDEKINAADRYWTDALDRPGAFQAGFLKKLILSRPPVTRVPDQSLIISGQGADDAHHITAFRDADNTYAMIYLPVGRKIEINTAFIPSKTIKIYWYNPAIGKVTKSFSIHQDSMHWFTPPTTGAQNDWVLVLDDPSKNYAIPGTLHYSPR; via the coding sequence ATGAAGCAGTTGCGGTTCGTTATAATAATTCTTCTTTGTAGCTTTTCTGCCGGTTATGGGCAGCATAAGCATCAGCGGCTGCAAATCACACCTAACGGCCACTTTCTACAATTTAAAGACGGCACGCCCTTTTTCTGGCTGGGAGATACCGGATGGGATTTATTTTTCAAACTCAATTTGAAACAGATAAAGACCTATCTTGATAACCGCGCCGCAAAAGGCTTTAACCTGATACAGGCAGTAGCTATATCCGAACGAAATGGACTACGGACACCCAACCGTTATGGAGAACTGCCATTAAAAGACCTGGACCCAGCCCGGCCAAACGGGAAATACTTTGCCCTGATTGACAGTACGATAGCGTTGGCCGCCGCCCGTGATATTTTTATCGGTCTGCTGCCTACCTGGGGCGACAAAGTGACTAAAATGTGGGGAGCAGGCCCGGAAATCTTCGATACCCTGAACGCCTATACGTATGGCAAATGGCTAGGTAACCGGTATAAAAATGCCTGGAATATCATCTGGATCGCGGGTGGCGACAGACCGGCGTTCAACGATTCTTTAGATTGGCGCCCTGTCTGGCGCGCCATGATCCGTGGCATCCGGGATGGTACGGACGGTAAGGCCATCGTCACCTACCATCCATGGGGAGAGGCTTCTTCTACCAAATACTGGTTGAGTGACAGCAGTTATTTAGACATCAATATGATGCAGTCTGGCCACAGGATCCACGATTTCCCAGTGTGGAACATGGTGCAGAAAGACTATGCGCTGCAACCTTCAAAACCGGTCATAGACGGCGAACCTAATTATGAGGATCATCCGGTCAACTGGGACCCCAAAAAGGGTTATTTCTGGGCTTATGATGTGCGCAAGCAACTCTATCGCTCCGTGTTCAGCGGTGCCTGTGGTGTCACTTATGGTCATAATTCTGTTTTCCAGTTCTACGGGCCCGGGGATGAAAAAATTAATGCTGCTGACCGCTATTGGACCGACGCCCTTGACCGGCCGGGCGCTTTTCAGGCAGGGTTTCTGAAAAAACTGATCCTCTCGAGGCCACCCGTGACAAGAGTACCGGATCAATCTCTGATCATCAGCGGTCAGGGTGCGGATGATGCCCATCATATTACCGCTTTTCGGGATGCGGATAACACGTATGCCATGATCTATTTACCCGTTGGTCGCAAAATTGAAATCAACACGGCGTTTATTCCGTCAAAAACAATCAAGATCTACTGGTATAACCCCGCTATTGGGAAAGTTACCAAATCCTTTTCCATACACCAAGATAGTATGCACTGGTTTACTCCGCCGACAACCGGTGCGCAAAATGATTGGGTACTTGTACTGGATGACCCATCAAAAAATTATGCAATACCGGGGACCCTTCATTACTCACCGCGATGA
- a CDS encoding sterol desaturase family protein, with translation MILNTFSDLFAAPQIPYEQILHLKKNAPNLIVYAIPFMAFFTLLEMGVSWYQNHKLYKVRESIGSTLVGLGNVLINLLLKVSLLYFFVWLYNVLPWRMALAWWTLIPCYILFDFCSYWAHRFSHSQRFLWSTHVVHHSAESYNLTVSFRLSWIQNIKVVFFIPVALCGFHPLVFFVVSQISVLFQFWVHTEYIKKLPPVFEYIFATPSNHRVHHGSQEKYLDKNFAATFIFWDRIFNTYQKEEEKPVYGLTTKIGNRLNPIYLNFHELKDIYRDVRLAKGWRKKWFYLFGSPVAIDRDKKKD, from the coding sequence ATGATATTAAACACCTTCAGCGATCTATTCGCCGCACCGCAAATTCCCTACGAACAAATCCTTCACCTAAAGAAAAATGCACCGAACCTCATCGTCTATGCGATACCATTTATGGCTTTTTTCACACTTTTGGAAATGGGCGTATCCTGGTACCAAAACCACAAGCTCTATAAAGTAAGAGAGAGCATCGGCTCTACACTGGTGGGTTTAGGAAATGTTTTAATCAATCTGTTACTTAAGGTTTCGCTCCTGTATTTTTTTGTCTGGCTGTATAATGTTTTACCCTGGCGGATGGCACTGGCTTGGTGGACCCTGATTCCCTGTTATATTCTGTTCGATTTTTGCAGCTATTGGGCGCACCGGTTTTCCCATTCACAGCGATTTTTGTGGTCTACGCATGTTGTCCACCATTCCGCCGAGAGCTACAACCTGACGGTATCGTTCCGGCTCAGCTGGATTCAGAATATCAAGGTCGTTTTTTTTATACCCGTAGCATTATGCGGCTTCCATCCGCTGGTCTTCTTCGTCGTTAGCCAGATCAGCGTATTATTTCAGTTTTGGGTCCATACGGAATATATAAAAAAGTTACCTCCCGTCTTTGAATACATTTTTGCGACGCCGTCCAATCACAGGGTCCATCACGGCTCACAGGAAAAGTATCTGGATAAGAATTTCGCCGCGACCTTCATCTTCTGGGACCGGATCTTTAACACTTACCAAAAGGAAGAAGAAAAGCCGGTATATGGACTGACCACTAAAATCGGCAACCGGCTCAATCCTATCTATCTTAATTTTCATGAGCTGAAAGACATCTATAGAGATGTCAGACTGGCAAAAGGTTGGCGTAAAAAATGGTTTTACCTGTTTGGCAGCCCTGTTGCCATCGATCGGGATAAAAAGAAAGATTAG
- a CDS encoding putative signal transducing protein has translation MTSDNITDNLKVVFSSHFPVEVQGAKNYLESEGVPAFLFNEMAGQIYGNAADKPKILVRETDVERALAVLKEGGYT, from the coding sequence ATGACAAGTGATAATATTACAGATAATCTGAAAGTTGTTTTCAGTTCCCATTTTCCCGTAGAGGTTCAGGGGGCCAAGAATTATTTAGAATCAGAGGGAGTACCCGCATTTTTATTCAACGAAATGGCCGGGCAGATATACGGAAATGCAGCGGACAAACCTAAAATACTGGTCAGGGAAACAGATGTTGAAAGAGCGCTTGCGGTCCTGAAAGAAGGTGGCTATACTTAA
- a CDS encoding ABC transporter permease, with protein sequence MFVSYFRVAFRNLRRNRNYTIINILGLAVGIAVCLTIFILIRFHTGFDDFHPNKDRIYRVLTKTSPTGVADMITSRAVPFPLPRGLKAAFPDLEQVAPVYASHNDQLQVLSAGNLPAGNFSEESGVFYTSPSFFKIFDFPLLAGSYSSLQEPNNVLLTRETATRYFGDWKKAMGRVIKLTGSYRIGAGLFQSPPVTLKVSGILATIPSNTDFQLKLVIAYGTDFTGDKVYGYQNPDWSQSAPDFGCYVLLPEGMQVKEFQQRLDVYARQVQAPENKDSYMLQPLSAIHYDTQAGNYVGQTVSHKLISVLWLIGIFILIIACVNFVNLATAASVNRAKEIAVRKVLGSSKRSLQWQFIIETLMVVTGAVILAALITLILMPVISRLLALPLHFNAIRDPALLLFLLIILIVVTLLAGFYPSLILSRFNPVHVLKSKFTVNAPKRFSLRRALVVFQFMIAQVLIIGMLVIIKQTHYFLNQPLGFDKEAIVNVPFRPDSTGTDLTDYLRNQLLSNSGIQAVSFSSTAPMEKDDDLWTGFSLTRSQDEANREAIVKFADESYAPTYGLQLIAGRNLKPSGYTQEFLVNETLVKALGYQHPADILGKELSIWNGVIKCPVVGVLKDFNDRTLRDNLAPVVLTTNNTMYRQASIKLRLTDIPATLGSVKRIWEKTFPDFVYTYKFLDDKIAGFYQQEAQLSQLYKIFAAIAIFISCLGLYGLVSFIAVQRVKEIGIRKVFGAGTGSIVYLFLKEFIALIVIAFVIAAPVAFYFVELWLQEYAYRVRISGLIFIASGTAAILIALMAMGIQILKAARANPVNCLRMD encoded by the coding sequence ATGTTCGTCAGTTACTTCAGGGTCGCGTTTAGAAATCTACGCCGTAATAGAAATTATACGATTATCAATATCCTTGGGCTGGCAGTGGGTATTGCTGTTTGTCTGACTATATTTATCCTGATCCGGTTCCATACGGGTTTTGACGATTTTCACCCCAATAAAGACCGGATTTATCGTGTACTGACGAAGACGTCTCCAACCGGCGTAGCGGATATGATAACGAGCAGGGCTGTTCCATTTCCTTTGCCACGGGGCCTGAAGGCCGCTTTTCCAGATCTGGAACAGGTCGCCCCGGTGTATGCAAGCCATAATGATCAACTGCAGGTACTGAGTGCAGGTAACTTACCGGCAGGTAATTTTAGCGAAGAAAGCGGTGTATTTTACACCTCACCCTCTTTTTTTAAAATTTTTGATTTTCCCCTCCTTGCCGGATCATACAGTTCCTTGCAAGAACCCAATAATGTGCTGCTCACCAGAGAAACGGCTACCCGGTATTTCGGGGACTGGAAAAAGGCGATGGGGCGCGTCATTAAACTAACGGGATCTTATCGAATAGGAGCTGGGTTATTTCAGTCGCCTCCGGTAACACTGAAAGTCTCCGGCATACTGGCCACGATACCCTCCAATACGGATTTTCAGCTTAAACTGGTGATTGCCTACGGGACAGATTTTACAGGTGATAAAGTATATGGCTATCAGAACCCTGACTGGAGTCAGTCGGCGCCCGATTTTGGCTGCTATGTTCTGTTGCCCGAAGGCATGCAGGTCAAGGAATTTCAGCAGCGGCTGGATGTTTATGCCAGACAGGTACAGGCGCCTGAAAACAAGGACAGCTATATGCTGCAGCCCTTAAGCGCCATTCATTATGATACCCAGGCCGGTAATTATGTTGGCCAGACGGTCAGCCATAAATTAATCAGTGTACTATGGTTGATCGGGATCTTTATCCTGATCATTGCCTGTGTTAATTTTGTCAATCTGGCTACGGCAGCGTCCGTTAATCGCGCGAAAGAAATCGCCGTAAGAAAAGTGCTGGGCAGCAGTAAACGCAGCTTACAGTGGCAATTCATCATTGAAACGCTTATGGTCGTTACTGGTGCTGTTATCCTGGCTGCTTTAATTACCCTGATTTTAATGCCCGTCATCAGCCGGCTGCTGGCCCTGCCGCTTCACTTTAATGCCATCCGTGATCCGGCACTCTTATTATTTCTTTTGATTATTCTAATTGTCGTCACGCTTCTGGCGGGATTCTACCCATCTCTTATCTTGTCCAGGTTCAATCCTGTGCATGTGTTAAAAAGTAAATTTACCGTAAACGCACCAAAAAGGTTTTCTCTCAGAAGGGCCCTGGTGGTTTTTCAATTCATGATTGCACAGGTACTGATCATCGGGATGCTCGTCATCATAAAACAAACGCATTATTTTTTAAACCAGCCATTGGGTTTTGATAAAGAGGCGATCGTCAATGTGCCTTTCCGTCCTGATAGCACAGGCACAGATTTGACCGACTATCTGAGAAATCAACTATTGTCTAACAGTGGCATTCAAGCTGTCTCTTTTAGTTCCACGGCGCCCATGGAAAAAGATGATGACTTGTGGACGGGTTTCAGCCTGACGCGTTCACAAGATGAGGCGAACAGGGAGGCTATCGTCAAATTTGCCGATGAATCCTACGCGCCGACCTATGGGCTGCAACTCATCGCCGGGAGGAATTTAAAGCCCTCTGGCTATACACAGGAGTTTCTGGTGAATGAGACTTTGGTAAAGGCTTTAGGGTATCAACATCCGGCAGATATCCTGGGCAAAGAGCTGTCAATCTGGAACGGCGTGATCAAGTGCCCGGTAGTGGGTGTGCTGAAAGATTTTAACGACAGGACGTTGCGCGACAATCTGGCCCCTGTGGTGCTGACTACCAACAATACGATGTACCGCCAGGCTTCTATAAAACTGCGTCTGACGGATATCCCAGCTACACTGGGGTCAGTAAAACGTATTTGGGAAAAGACATTTCCTGATTTTGTCTATACATACAAATTTTTGGATGATAAAATAGCCGGGTTTTACCAACAAGAAGCGCAGCTTTCTCAGCTGTATAAGATCTTTGCGGCGATCGCTATATTTATAAGCTGCCTTGGCCTGTATGGTCTCGTTTCCTTTATTGCCGTGCAACGGGTAAAGGAAATAGGGATCCGTAAAGTATTCGGTGCCGGTACGGGAAGCATCGTTTATTTATTTTTAAAAGAATTTATTGCCCTTATTGTCATTGCCTTTGTCATTGCGGCGCCTGTCGCCTTTTACTTTGTGGAGCTGTGGTTACAGGAGTATGCCTATCGTGTCAGGATCAGCGGATTGATCTTTATTGCCAGCGGAACGGCGGCTATACTGATCGCGCTGATGGCGATGGGTATTCAGATATTGAAAGCTGCAAGGGCTAATCCGGTAAACTGTTTGAGAATGGATTAG
- a CDS encoding AAA family ATPase, with protein MLRTKAIYGSNASGKSNIAMAFGAFNIMVKSSVAHENLTKKIWADRFLLNAKDDQRPITFQLLFSFEDSLYRFGFQIKNEKIESEWLYRAETSHVESEEQYFFRKKTDLIYNKSYFSKDSAYMQFLESETNEIFRSDALFLTSVAINGHKTLSKIREEILKIAIVDGTNFNAGLQFALQIIEKGESKEKQALKNFLKYADTGIHDFSLADLPYLSKEKDVASVLFQTKKNEQKSLISYHRAYGEDNKPAEQLQQDDFFKWESNGSVKLLGIAAIILRTLKSGQTLLIDEFDSSFHPNLTLKILNIFNSETTNPHNAQLIVITHDVGLMRGSKLRRDQIVLVNKDQYGRSNLKTLIEYKGIRKDQSFEKDYLEGSYAGVPNLVKLDATILDFL; from the coding sequence ATGCTTAGAACAAAGGCTATATACGGCAGTAATGCAAGCGGTAAGAGCAATATAGCTATGGCTTTCGGCGCCTTCAATATCATGGTTAAAAGCTCCGTCGCGCACGAAAATTTAACAAAAAAAATATGGGCCGACCGATTTCTCTTAAACGCTAAGGACGATCAACGCCCCATAACGTTTCAGCTGTTATTTTCATTTGAAGACAGCCTTTACCGGTTTGGATTTCAGATTAAGAATGAAAAGATAGAATCTGAATGGCTCTATCGCGCAGAAACCAGCCATGTAGAATCCGAAGAGCAATACTTTTTTAGAAAGAAAACGGACCTAATTTATAATAAAAGCTACTTTTCCAAGGACAGCGCCTACATGCAATTCCTGGAAAGCGAAACTAATGAAATCTTTAGATCCGATGCCTTATTTTTAACCAGTGTCGCTATTAACGGACATAAAACGCTCTCAAAAATCAGAGAGGAGATTTTAAAAATAGCAATTGTAGATGGTACGAATTTTAATGCCGGACTGCAGTTCGCATTACAAATAATTGAAAAAGGAGAGTCAAAAGAAAAGCAGGCATTGAAAAACTTTTTAAAATATGCAGACACTGGCATACATGATTTTTCACTTGCAGATTTACCATATTTATCCAAAGAAAAAGACGTTGCCTCGGTTCTTTTTCAAACAAAAAAAAATGAGCAAAAGTCGTTAATATCATACCATCGGGCATATGGTGAAGATAATAAACCTGCAGAACAGTTACAGCAGGATGACTTCTTTAAATGGGAATCAAATGGCAGTGTCAAACTATTGGGTATAGCTGCAATTATTTTAAGAACCTTAAAAAGTGGGCAGACACTGTTGATAGATGAATTTGATTCGAGCTTCCACCCAAACCTGACATTGAAAATATTAAATATTTTCAACTCAGAAACAACAAATCCTCATAATGCGCAATTAATTGTGATAACACACGATGTTGGTCTGATGAGAGGAAGTAAGTTACGGCGTGATCAAATTGTACTTGTCAATAAAGATCAATACGGAAGAAGTAATTTAAAAACATTGATCGAATACAAAGGAATCCGTAAAGACCAGTCATTTGAAAAAGATTACCTGGAGGGAAGTTACGCAGGTGTACCCAACCTGGTTAAATTAGACGCCACCATATTAGATTTTTTATGA
- a CDS encoding AAA family ATPase encodes MKNLIGRIKEQELLKEAFDSGHPELIAVFGRRRVGKTYLIRKYFKDKLLFQLVGTKDASLSSQLAQFSTALGNAAGNPRLFRVPESWSEAFSLLSNFLTPKLVIGRSVVFLDEFPWLNTQKSGFLQAFDHWWNSWANDQDNLVVIICGSAASWMIKNVVNNKGGLHNRITRKIRLLPFSLKETEEFLLANNINMVRYQILQIYMVMGGIPQYLKEIRKGESPEQAINRICFTKDGFLSGEFNNLYHSLFDDASRHLSIIRVLADNNSGLTRKDIIEKAGLSSGGTLTLLFDELIESGFVTTWLSYDRKSKDLIYKLSDEFTHFYLKFMEGHRGSGDQIWETLSTEESWKIWSGIAFERVCLKHIPQIKISLGIRSIYTEEATWHFKSANGKGAQIDLLFDRKDFVISLCEIKFSKSEFAITKAYAEQLENKKEVFKEQTKTKKALFLTFVTAFGLTNNNYAKRLVQNSITMDALFEK; translated from the coding sequence ATGAAAAATCTAATTGGCAGAATAAAGGAACAGGAATTACTCAAGGAGGCCTTTGACTCTGGGCACCCCGAACTCATTGCCGTTTTTGGCAGGAGGCGTGTTGGAAAAACCTATCTTATCAGAAAATATTTTAAAGATAAATTACTATTCCAGCTTGTGGGAACCAAAGATGCAAGTCTAAGCAGTCAATTAGCACAATTCAGCACAGCTTTAGGTAATGCCGCTGGTAATCCCAGATTATTCAGAGTGCCGGAAAGTTGGTCAGAAGCTTTTAGCCTTCTTTCCAACTTTCTGACACCCAAATTAGTTATTGGAAGATCTGTGGTTTTTCTGGACGAATTCCCCTGGCTGAATACACAGAAATCAGGCTTTCTTCAGGCATTTGATCATTGGTGGAACAGCTGGGCAAATGATCAGGACAACTTAGTCGTAATAATCTGCGGATCAGCCGCGTCTTGGATGATAAAGAATGTCGTAAACAATAAAGGTGGTCTACATAACCGTATTACACGCAAAATCAGATTACTACCGTTTAGCCTGAAAGAAACCGAAGAATTCTTGTTGGCAAATAATATAAACATGGTACGTTATCAAATATTGCAGATATATATGGTAATGGGAGGTATACCTCAATATCTTAAAGAAATTCGTAAAGGAGAAAGCCCGGAACAAGCCATAAATAGAATATGCTTCACCAAAGATGGATTTCTGAGCGGGGAATTCAATAATCTGTATCATTCACTTTTTGATGATGCCAGCCGACATTTATCTATCATCAGGGTTCTAGCAGACAATAATTCCGGCCTTACCCGTAAAGATATCATTGAAAAAGCCGGTCTATCTTCGGGAGGTACACTAACATTACTCTTTGATGAATTGATAGAATCTGGATTTGTAACCACATGGTTATCTTATGATAGGAAATCAAAGGATTTAATTTATAAACTTTCAGATGAATTTACACACTTCTATCTGAAATTTATGGAGGGCCATCGGGGTTCAGGTGACCAAATATGGGAAACGCTTTCAACTGAAGAGTCATGGAAAATATGGAGTGGTATCGCATTTGAAAGAGTTTGCTTAAAGCATATACCACAAATAAAAATATCTTTAGGCATTCGCAGTATTTATACAGAAGAAGCCACATGGCACTTTAAGTCAGCCAACGGCAAAGGTGCTCAAATTGATTTATTATTCGACCGAAAGGATTTTGTCATCAGTCTCTGTGAGATAAAATTCTCAAAATCCGAGTTTGCCATCACGAAAGCCTATGCAGAGCAACTTGAGAATAAGAAAGAAGTTTTTAAAGAACAAACTAAAACGAAAAAGGCGTTGTTTCTGACATTTGTTACCGCATTCGGCTTAACCAATAATAATTACGCAAAACGACTGGTTCAAAATTCAATAACGATGGATGCACTATTTGAAAAATAG
- a CDS encoding ATP-binding protein, giving the protein MLPKYPIGLQSFREIREGGYVYIDKTEIIHHLVESGKYYFLSRPRRFGKSLLIDTIEELFRGSKTLFEGLWIYDNWNWETTHPVIHFSFSNLGVGTLGLEAAIHRGIQNNAERLGIRLSDTSYDQQFRELIEKVSVRGKVVVLIDEYDKPIIDFLDAPRQMEANRGVMKNFYSILKDSDKYIRFLMITGVTQFSRVSIFSDLNNLRNITLSQQYGDIVGITQKELEMNFKQEIAELQKNNSYILKQIKDWYNGYTWDMKTWVYNPFSLLNFMAEPIFDNYWYETGTPTFLFKLLKNGQFYDVEGMNIGRLDLSTFDIKNADPGPLLFQTGYVTLKDISADNKILELGYPNLEVKESFLNGLLSTYREIYPTGSMPVIDKVKTALKNGNVEQLILQLNSLIATIPYDHWNAGSESIFTVITYLTFKLVGIDVYTEVHSSKGRCDVLVKTDAYIYIIELKLDGAAEEALTQIKSTGYLQPYVADPRKKMAVGISFSSQKRAVAEYHVEAQ; this is encoded by the coding sequence ATGTTACCCAAATACCCTATCGGCCTGCAGAGCTTCCGGGAAATCCGGGAAGGCGGTTATGTTTATATTGATAAGACTGAAATAATTCATCATTTGGTGGAGTCGGGGAAGTATTATTTCCTTAGCCGTCCTAGACGTTTCGGCAAAAGCCTACTTATTGATACAATTGAGGAGCTCTTTAGGGGTAGTAAAACGTTATTTGAAGGGTTATGGATTTATGATAATTGGAATTGGGAAACGACTCACCCTGTCATCCATTTTAGTTTTTCCAACTTGGGGGTCGGTACCTTAGGGCTTGAGGCTGCAATTCACCGTGGTATTCAGAATAACGCGGAACGGTTAGGCATACGTTTAAGTGATACCAGCTATGATCAACAATTCAGAGAATTGATAGAAAAAGTGTCTGTTAGGGGAAAAGTTGTCGTTTTGATCGATGAATATGACAAGCCAATTATTGACTTCTTAGACGCGCCTCGACAGATGGAAGCCAACAGAGGCGTTATGAAGAATTTTTATTCAATTCTTAAGGATAGTGATAAATATATTCGCTTTCTGATGATTACGGGCGTGACCCAATTTAGCCGCGTGAGTATATTCTCCGATTTGAATAACCTGCGTAACATTACTCTTTCACAGCAATATGGCGACATCGTAGGTATTACTCAAAAAGAGTTGGAAATGAACTTTAAGCAGGAAATCGCTGAACTTCAAAAGAATAATTCCTATATTCTTAAGCAGATTAAGGACTGGTATAATGGATATACCTGGGATATGAAGACCTGGGTTTATAACCCTTTTTCCTTGCTTAATTTTATGGCTGAACCCATCTTTGACAATTATTGGTATGAAACCGGAACGCCGACTTTCCTTTTTAAGCTACTTAAGAATGGTCAGTTTTATGATGTGGAAGGAATGAATATAGGACGTCTGGATTTATCTACTTTTGATATAAAAAATGCGGATCCGGGACCTCTATTATTCCAAACGGGCTATGTAACGCTTAAAGACATATCTGCCGATAACAAGATCCTTGAACTCGGATACCCGAATCTCGAAGTAAAAGAAAGCTTTTTAAACGGGTTATTGAGCACTTACCGGGAAATCTACCCCACCGGTTCGATGCCTGTTATTGATAAAGTAAAAACGGCATTAAAAAACGGAAACGTTGAGCAATTGATTTTGCAACTTAATAGCCTGATCGCCACGATTCCATACGACCATTGGAATGCAGGGTCCGAATCTATATTTACTGTTATCACTTATTTAACCTTCAAACTAGTTGGTATTGATGTTTACACCGAAGTACATAGTTCCAAAGGAAGATGTGACGTTCTTGTCAAAACTGACGCATATATCTATATAATCGAGCTTAAGCTGGATGGAGCTGCAGAAGAAGCCTTGACCCAGATTAAGTCTACAGGCTATTTGCAACCTTATGTAGCTGATCCCCGAAAGAAAATGGCCGTTGGGATCAGTTTTTCATCTCAGAAAAGAGCGGTCGCAGAGTACCATGTAGAGGCACAATAA